The genomic segment TCGCCGAAATAAAATCGCCCGAGATTAAAAACGGTTTTAACTATTTCGCGCTTCAATTTGTCGAAAGTTTTAAGGCTTCGCTAAAATCTATGTCCGCGCATAAGATGCGATCGTTTCTAACTATGCTAAGCATTATTATTGGCATAACCTCTACGGCTACGGTTATCGCGCTTGGAACGGGATCGAAAGAGTATATTATAAACAGGGCAAAATCGGTGGGGACAAACACGATCACGGTTTTTCCGGGCGACGGGTTTGGAGATAAGAACGCGGAAAAAATTAAAACGCTTAAACCTAGCGATTCGGTTCGGCTGTCAAAATTGAATTATGTCGATAGCGCAAGCCCGCTCGTCGCCTTTGAAGGCTTGCTGCTCTACAAAAACAAAAGCGCGCGATCCTCTTTGCAGGGCGTTAGCGCGGAGTTTCTGGAGATCGGCGGCAAAAAACTTACAACCGGTAGAAAGTTTAACGCGCTTGAAGTCAAAAACGCGGCGGCGATCGCCATTATAGATTCAAATACCAAGAGAACTCTTTTTGGCGCGCGCGATCCGATCGGAGAGATCATTACTTTTAATAAGCGACCGCTAAAGGTAGTCGGCGTTATGTCCGACGAGGACGACTTTGGACCGCCTAACTCCAATCTCGAAATAAACGTTCCATATACTACCGCGATGTATAAGATAATCGGAAATCAGGATATAATGGGGATAACGATAAAAATATCCGACGAAGTTAATTCGCATTTAGCCGAAGAGAGCTTAATAAAAGTTTTAACCGCTATTCACGGCAAGAAAGATTTTTTCACTCTTAATAGCGACAGCGTTAGAAAACTGCTAGAGGATTTTACCGATACCTTAACGCTTCTAGTTTCGTCAATCGCCTTTATATCGCTTGTCGTGGGCGGCGTGGGAGTGATGAATATAATGCTTGTATCGGTAACCGAAAGGACAAAAGAGATTGGCGTTAGAATGGCGATCGGCGCTAAACGTAAAAATATACTGCTTCAATTTCTTACGGAAGCGGTTTTGCTGGCGTTAACGGGCGGTCTTATCGGCGTGGCTTTTTCGTGGTTTTTAGCGCTTATTTTTAACCAATTTTTTGCTGAGTTTCATATGATTTTATCCGCCAACGCGGTTTTAGCGGCTTTGATTTTCTCTACGATCGTGGGCGTATTGTTTGGCTACGCGCCCGCGCGCAACGCCTCAAGGTTAAATCCGATCGAGGCGCTGGCTAGGGACTAATAGGGCGGTTGGCGCTATTAGCAAACGCGCCAAGTCTAGCGATCTTGCCCGCGCCGGCTATCAACTCTGGCGGTTAACAATAAGTAACGTTTGACGTTTTGCCCGTTAAATAAAGCCGTTGTCGATTGCCTTTACCCACGCCTCGATTCGCGCTTTTGTTTTATTTGGTTCGTTGATCTCGTCTAACGCCAGCCCGATAATTTTGCCGTTTCTCAAAGCAAGCGAGGATTTAAACTTGTAATCGTCCGCGTTTATTTCGCCTATAACCTTAGCGCCTCGCTCGACGATCTTGTCATACAAAACGCCCAGAGCGCTGGCAAAATGTTCGCCATGCTTATCGCTGTCGCCCGCGCCGAAAAGCGCGACGGTTTTATTGGAAAAATCCGCTTCGTCCATCTGCGCGAACGGATCGCGCCAATCGTTTTGCAAATCGCCTTGTCCCCAAGTCGAACTGCCTAAAATCAGGTTGTCGTATTCGAGTAGATCGTCCAAAGACGAGACGTCTTCCATATTAACGACCGTTACGTCGTGTTTTTCGCTTAATAAGCCGCCGATTGTCTCCGCCGCC from the Helicobacteraceae bacterium genome contains:
- a CDS encoding MacB family efflux pump subunit, translating into MIEINNLSKYYESKSEKTYALKDVTLSIDKGDFVAIVGQSGSGKSTLLNIIGCLDLPSSGSYKINGAETANAGADKMAELRRETFGFIFQRYNLLSHLSALENVALPSTYYGIDGKTREEKSKKLLNDLQLGDRLPYKPNELSGGQQQRVSIARALMNGAEVILADEPTGALDSKSGENVMNVIKDLHKNGRTIILVTHDHNVASYAHRVIEIKDGSVASDTRSAPLMRVVAEIKSPEIKNGFNYFALQFVESFKASLKSMSAHKMRSFLTMLSIIIGITSTATVIALGTGSKEYIINRAKSVGTNTITVFPGDGFGDKNAEKIKTLKPSDSVRLSKLNYVDSASPLVAFEGLLLYKNKSARSSLQGVSAEFLEIGGKKLTTGRKFNALEVKNAAAIAIIDSNTKRTLFGARDPIGEIITFNKRPLKVVGVMSDEDDFGPPNSNLEINVPYTTAMYKIIGNQDIMGITIKISDEVNSHLAEESLIKVLTAIHGKKDFFTLNSDSVRKLLEDFTDTLTLLVSSIAFISLVVGGVGVMNIMLVSVTERTKEIGVRMAIGAKRKNILLQFLTEAVLLALTGGLIGVAFSWFLALIFNQFFAEFHMILSANAVLAALIFSTIVGVLFGYAPARNASRLNPIEALARD
- a CDS encoding flavodoxin, whose translation is MAKIGIFYGSVSGHTAKAAETIGGLLSEKHDVTVVNMEDVSSLDDLLEYDNLILGSSTWGQGDLQNDWRDPFAQMDEADFSNKTVALFGAGDSDKHGEHFASALGVLYDKIVERGAKVIGEINADDYKFKSSLALRNGKIIGLALDEINEPNKTKARIEAWVKAIDNGFI